AATGAGCTCTCCACCCGTGTGGTCAGCCTGATAGCACCTATAGGTAAGGGACAGAGAGGATTAATAGTAGCACCTCCGAAGGCCGGAAAAACGGTTCTCCTCCAGAAAATAGCCCAAGCTATTATAAGAAACCACCCAGAAGTTTACCTCATAATTCTCCTGATAGACGAAAGACCCGAAGAAGTCACTGAAATGAGAAGGATAGTGAAGGACAAGGCTGAAGTAGTAGCATCTACTTTTGACGAACCACCCGAAAGGCACATGCAGGTTGCGGAAATAGTCGTGGAAAAGGCAAAGAGAATGGTAGAACTCAAGAAAGACGTAGTAATACTTATGGACTCCTTGACAAGGTTTACGAGAGCTTCTAACGCGGTGACTCCTCCTACGGGCAGAGTTCTCACGGGTGGTATAGAAATCACAGCCTTCCAGAGACCTAAAAAGTTCTTTGGTGCTGCGCGGAACATAGAAGAGGGAGGAAGCCTCACCATAATCGCAACCGCTCTCGTAGAGACAGGTTCAAAGATGGACGATGTAATCTACGAAGAGTTCAAAGGAACGGGTAATATGGAAATACACCTCGACAGAAGACTAATGGAAAGGAGGATATTCCCCGCCATAAACATAGAAAAGTCAGGAACCAGAAAGGAAGAACTCCTTTTAGAGCCCTGGGAACTCCAGAGGATTTGGGTTCTCAGGAAGTTCCTGTCAACAATGGACCCTGTGGAGGCTATGGAATTCCTCCTTGAAAAACTGAGAAGGTTCAAAACGAACGAGGAGTTCCTTAAAGCCATGAACGCTTGAAAGCGAAGAACTTTTATAATAACTTTTTTATCTTGCGAGGAGGTAGGTAAATGAAGAAGGGTATTCACCCCGAACTAAAACCCACAACTTTCGTATGCGGTTGCGGAAACACCTTTACGCTTCTCTCCACAAAAGGAGGAACTGTTTACTTAGAAGTTTGCAACCAGTGTCACCCCTTTTACGCGGGCAAACTGAAGATAAAGCCCGCTTACTACGAAATGCTTGCGGAATTTGAAGGAGGTAAGAAAGAAGAGTAAAAAATGCTGAAGGAAGCCTACATATCCAGACTTGACAAACTCCAGGAAAAGTACAGGAAACTTCAGGAAGAACTCAGTAAACCCGAAGTAATACAGGACGTAGAAAAGTACAAGAAACTCAGTAAAGAGCTTAAAGAACTCCAGGAGATAAACGAGCTATACGAAAGATACAAAAAAGCCCAGAAGGAATTAAAGGAAGCAAAGGAGCTTTTGAAGAGTTCGGACAAGGACTTAAGGGAACTCGCGGAAGAAGAGGTAAACAGACTTACTGAAGAGATGAAGAAACTTGAAGAAGAGTTAAAGGTTCACCTGGTTCCAAAGGATCCAAACGATACTAAAAACGTTATCCTTGAAATAAGGGCGGGAGCGGGTGGTGAGGAGGCTGCCCTCTTTGCCGCGGACCTCTTCAGGATGTACCAGAAGTACGCAGAAGAAAAGGGCTGGAAGGTAAGTATACTCTCTTCAAACAAAACGGGACTCGGCGGATACAAGGAAGTAATAGCCCTTATAGAAGGTGAAGGTGCTTATTCGAGGCTAAAGTACGAAAGCGGTGTCCACAGGGTTCAAAGAGTACCTGTCACCGAAAGTAGCGGAAGGATTCACACCTCAACCGCCACCGTGGCGGTTCTTCCCGAAGTTGACGAAACGGACATAAAGATTAAGCCAGAGGAACTGAAAATAGAAACCTTCAGGGCTTCGGGAGCGGGCGGACAGTACGTGAACACCACCGAAACAGCTGTAAGGATTACACACATACCTACGGGTATAGTGGTTCAGTGCCAGGATGAAAGGTCTCAATTCCAGAACAAACAAAAAGCTCTTAAAATCCTGTACGCGAAACTAAAGGACTACTACGAAAGAAAGAAGCAGGAAGAAATAGCGAAGGAAAGAAAGGAACAGGTCGGAACTGGAGAGAGGAGTGAAAAGATAAGAACTTACAACTTCCCTCAAAATAGGGTTACCGATCACAGGATAAACCTAACCCTTTACAAGCTTCAGGATGTTCTGGAAGGAAAACTGGACGAAATAATAGACGCCTTGAGGGCGAAGGAAATAGAAAAGAAACTGGAACTAGTAGAAAAGGAAGGTTAATCCTTTATAGGGATACTTATCCAGAGTTGTTCCTTGTCTACATCCTCCCTTTTGAGGTTAACTTCTATGTTGCTGGCGTCAAAGTAGGGGTACTTTCCAAACACGCTAACCAAGTCTCTTTTTATCTCCTCTACTATACTCGGCGGAAGTCCGCTTCTTTCGTAAGATAAAACTAATTGCAGACGTTTCTTAGCCACGTCTTTACTTTTTCTCGATTTAAATAATCCGAACAATTTCTTACCCTCCTAGTAACCGGCTCAAAAGCCCTTTCTTTTCTCCGTAGCGCTTCAGGGGAATGCTTTCACCCATTAACCTGCGGGCTGTGTCTATTATGGCTTGAGATGCGGGAAACTTTTCATCAAGTACTATAGGCTCACCCCTATTAGTAAAGTCCACGAGTTTCGGTTCTTCGGGAATTATACCGATAATTTCGGCTTTAAGTATATCTACTATATCCTCAACTGATAGCATAGCCCCCCTTTTCACCATTTCCCACTTTATCCTGTTTACGATAACTTTGTAATTTCTCTTGTCCATGCTCTCCAGAAGCCCTATTACCCTGTCCGCGTCCCTTATAGAGGAAACCTCTGGATTAACAACTATTAGAGCTTTGTCCGCAGGGGATACCGCTATCTGAAAACCTTTTTCTATACCAGCAGGAGAATCTACGAGGATGTAATCGTAATTTCCTGAATTTTTAATCTCTTCTACAGTTTTGTTCCACTTTTCAATGTCTATTACGTCCTTATTTGCCCTCTGGTTTGCGGGAAGTAGCCATAGGGAAAGTCCCCTTTTGTCCTTCACGAGTGCTTTTTCATAAGGCACCCTTCCTTCAAGCACGTCAAGAATGTCGTATACTATCCTGTTTTCAAGACCTAGAATCATATCCAGGTTTCTCAACCCGATGTCTGCGTCGATTAAGAGGACTTTTTTACCAAGCTTTGCGAGTGCGGTACCTATGTTTGCGGTAAGTGTAGTTTTTCCTACGCCTCCCTTTCCGGAGGTTATAACAATAACTTCAGCCATCTTTCCGCTCCTTCTATTGGTTCTAATACTATATCTTCGCCCTCTATTTTTGCAACTTCCGGGTATCCCGGTGAGTTTCTATCCGCCTCCGACATTATAGCCTTCTTTTTCCCTATCTGGAGGAGTTGAGGCTCCATCTTGAGAGCCACTATGACCGCCGAGTGATCTCCTATCAAACCGGCCTTTGCAACACCCCTCAGCTTTCCCATAACTATGATGTTCCCACCAGCGAGGACCTCGGCATCTTTGTTCACATCTCCGAGTATTAAAATGTCTCCTCTGTGTTCTATCCTCTGACCTGCCCTTAACGTTCTCTCTATTATGAGAAGTCTGCTTTCTTCCCTTTTCTCCTTTCCTTCTTTCTTACCTTCTATAAAACCGCGTGAGAACTCCTTCAGGATTTCTTCTACTTTTTTTCTCTCTTCCGGCTTTAATACTTCCGGGTTTTCAAGGATTATCAAGCTTCCTTTGAATATATTGTGGGAGAGTTTTTCTTTCAATTCTTTAAGTAATTTATCTATGTTTCCTTTTTCCTTTATCTTTATCTGGATTACGGGAAGTGTTTTTCCCTTTATCTCTATCACCTTAACTATTATTATAAGGAAGTATGGATGTGTTCGTTCTCGACACGAGCGTTTTCACAAACCCGGAGATATACAGAACCTTTGAAGAGGATCAGAGAGGAGCTATGGAAACCTTTATACACCTTGCCCTGAATTCCAGAGCTGAGTTTTACATGCCCACTTCCGTTTACACGGAAATGAGAAAAATAATGGATGTGGGGGAACTCTGGGCGGAATTTGAGATGGTGGTAAAGATACGCTCTCCCAGGAGGTTTCAATTAACTGTTCCCGCGGATTTTCTCTATGAGTTCATAGAAGAACTCAGATATAGGATTAATAAAGGTTTGAGGATAGCGGAAGAACACACGAGGGAAGCGAGCGGTTGTGAAGACGTCGGGAAATTAATAGCTAGGCTCAGGGAGAAGTACAGGGAAGCCCTCAGGCAGGGAATACTCGACAGTAAAGAGGACGTGGATGTGCTGCTCCTTGCCTACGAACTGGACGGGGTTCTCGTTTCGGCGGATGAAGGCCTCAGAACATGGGCGGACAAGATAGGTATAAAACTCATAGACCCTAAGAATTTCAAAAACATTTTAGAGAGCTTGGTAAGACACAGGTTTTAAATGAGACGCCCGCCCTTCAGGGCGTCCCTCACCGCCTTTTCTATACCTTCAGCGTCTATACCGACGAGGTTTCTGAGTATGTCCTGCTTTCCGTGTTCTATGAACCTGTCCGGCACACCTAAGTTTATTACCCTCTTCATTATTCCTTCCCTTGCGAAAAACTCCAGAACTCCGCTTCCAAAGCCTCCAACTACCGTATTGTCTTCAACGGTTATGAATGTGTCGTACCTATTTGCGAGGTCTCTGAGCATTTTCTCGTCCATCGGCTTTACGAACCTCGCGTTGACTACACCTACCCTTATCCCTTCCTTGTAGAGTTTTTCCGCGGCTCTAAGGGCTTGGTATACGGGGTATCCCACCGCAAGTATAACGCAGTCCTCACCTTCCAGAAGCTCCTCCCAAGTTCCTATTTCTATCTTTTTAAAACCTTCGGTAGGAACTCCGTAAGCCGCACCCCTCGGATACCTCAGGGCGAAAGGCTTTCCGCTGTATATACCAGTGTAAAGGAGGTCCCTGAGCTCCTGTTCATCTTTTGGAGCGCAAACTACCATATTGGGAACGCATCTCAGGTAAGAGAGGTCAAAAACTCCGTGGTGGGTGGGACCGTCGTCTCCGACAAGTCCCGCCCTGTCTATTGCGAAGGTAACGGGCAGGTTCTGGAGTGCTACGTCGTGGATTACCTGGTCGTAAGCCCTCTGGAGGAAAGTGGAGTAGTATGCTGCGACTGGTCTTAGTCCTTCTGCGGCGAGTCCTGCAGCAAAGGTGCAAGCGTGCTGTTCAGCAATTCCTACGTCAAAGAACCTGTCAGGGAACCTCTTTGCGAACTCAACGAGTCCCGAACCTTCCCTCATGGCGGGAGTAATTGCCACGATTTTCTCGTCCCTTTCAGCCAGTTCCACGAGTGCCTTTCCAAAGACCGAGGTCCAGGTGGGAGGAGAGCTTTTTTTAATGATTTCTCCGGACTCAACCTTGTAGGGCGCAACTCCGTGCCACTTTACGGGATTTTCCTCCGCAGGCTTGTAGCCCTTTCCCTTCTTCGTGTAAACGTGGAGAAGGACGGGTCCCTTTATATCTTTCACGTTGTTTAATGTATCCTCAAGGGCCTTTATGTCGTGTCCGTCTATGGGACCTATGTAATTAAAACCGAGTTCCTCGAAAATAACTCCGGGTGATATTAGACCCTTGAGGAACTCCTCCGTGAGCTTCATTATCCTGAGAGGAGTCTCCCCGAAGTGCTGTAAGAAATTCTTAATCTTTTGTCTCGTTTCTTGAACGAAATGCCCGCTTATTATCCTGTTCAGGTATGTGGATATCGCTCCTACATTCGGAGATATAGACATCTCGTTGTCGTTCAGTATCACGATAAACCTGTCCGGTCTTATGTGTCCCGCGTTGTTTAGAGCCTCGTAAGCCATACCCGCCGTGAGTGCACCGTCCCCTATTACCGCTATAACGTAATCCTCTTTTTCTCCTTTCAGGTCCTTTCCTATCCTGAAGCCCAGGGCTGCAGAAATAGAGGTAGAGCTGTGTCCTGCTCCGAAGGCGTCGTATATGCTCTCCTCTCTTCTCAAAAATCCCGAAATGCCCTTATACTGTCTCAAAGTAGGGAATTGCTCTTTTCTGTCTGTGAGTATCTTCCATGGGTATCCCTGGTGTCCTATGTCCCAGACTATTACGTCCTCAGGCGGGTTGAAAACCCTCAGGAGTGCTATCGTTAATTCAACAACACCAAGGCTCGGACCTACATGTCCTCCGTTCTTTGAAGTTACATTTATGATGTAATCCCTTACCTCTTGAGCGAGCTTCTGGAGCGTTTCATAATCGTAATTCTTTATATCAAAAGGCCCTTTATAGTCCTTCAAGATCTCGTACTTCTCAAGCATAGTGAATAAGTTATTCCATCCTCAGAAGAACATCAATCTGAGAAGCCATCCGAAGATAACTACGCTCAATACAAGCCCGAGTCCCACAACTCCCACAAGTACTCCTATCTTCCAGTTCAGATCCTTTTGCTTTATCCATATAAGGGGGAAGGTTGCGAGTGTATAGAGCATCAGGAGTATCCCGAGCCACTTGTGGGGGAACAGGAATATGAAGGTTACCTTTTGTTGAACGTAAGGGTTTGTGGCCTGAGAGAGTCCGGTTATCACCGCAAGAACTACAAACACAGCGGAAATTGCGTGGTTAAAGAGTCCGTGGTGCAGGAAAAATAGAACGTGTCTCCTAAAGCCGTAGTAAACTACGTAGCTCAAGTAAGTCACAAAAATGAGTCCCACGAGGAAGTAATTTACTAGTGGGTGAAGCTTTCCCATACTTTTAATCATACATTCGCTTTTTCAAACTCGTTCACCTTTTTGTAAAGCTCGTCCAGAACCTGGAGGTAGTCTTCCTTCCCTTCTTCTACCTTATCCATTAACTCTTCAAGTTTTCTAGTAAACTCTTCCGAGACGAAAGGCATTATCTTTTCTCTGCTTTTGAGGAATTCGTAAACCTGCTTTCCGAGCTTCGTAGGAATTAAGAAGCCGTGTCTTTCTATAACGTAGCCCCTTTCAAGGAGTTTGGAAACTATCGTGGCGTAAGTGGATGGTCTGCCTATTCCCCTTCTCTTCATCTCTTCAACTAAGGAACCTTGAGTATATAGGTAAGCCATTGGAACGCTCTTTAGTTCTTTTTTGTCTTCCACATACACGCTCCCTTTCAGGTCCGGCTGGAGTTCTAATGGGTACACTTTGTTAAAACCTTCTTCAAGAATTTCGGTTGTGAGTATGAGTTCTTGTTCCCTGCCGAGGGCTTTTACTTTCACTTTCTTGGTTTTTACCTTAACGGGCTTCATCTGAGATGCCATGAACCTCTTGAAGATTAACTCGTAAAGAAGTAGATGTTCTCTTGTGAGGTTCTGGAGCTGTCCCGCGAGCATCATACTCCTTAGGTCCTCAACGTCTAAAGGCTTTGTGGGTCTTATACACTCGTGAGCACCGCCCTCTCCCCAAACCCTCGGATAGAAAAGTTCCTTTCCGAGTTCCTCGCTTATCCACTCTTTCGCCACTCCTATCCCGACGTCCGAAACGCGCGTGGAGTCTGTCCTGTGGTAAGTTATAAGACCGTACTCAAAGAGTTCCTGGGCGAGTTGCATCAATTTCGGCACGGATATCCTGTAGCGGTCCGAGGCTTCTTTAAGCATGGTGTCGGTGGTAAAGGGCGGAGGTGGATTTTTCAGTTCTTCTCTTTCTTCAAGAACTTCAACGTCAATCTCTTTCAGGTTTTCGTAAAACTCCTTTGCTTCCTTTTTGTCCTGAAACTCAAAACCGAGCCTAAGCCACCTTCCGTTTTCTTTAAAGGTTATCTGAACTACATGCTTTTTCTTTCTGTAAAGTTTTTCCCTCTCTATAATCCAGCCGAGAACGGGTATCTGAACTCTACCGCCAGAAAGCCAGTGTTTATCAAAAGCTTGCTGTACTATCCTTGAAACTTCAAAGCCAACCCACCTGTCCGCTATTCTCCTAACGAGCTGAGCCTTTACGAGGTTTTCGTTAAAGTCCCTCGGGTTTTCCACGGCGTGTTTTATAGCCTTTCTCGTCACCTCGTGAAACTCAATCCTTTCCACGTTGGGGATGTAGGGACTTAGCAGTGCTCCGAGGTCCCAGCCTATCTTTTCCCCTTCCGTGTCTGGGTCCGTTCCGATGAGCACCGTGTCCACCTCCTGAGCGAGTTCCCTCAGTCCCTTTACTATGTTCTCCTTTCCTTCTATAACTTCGTAAATGGGAACGTATTCACCGTTTTTCGCTATTACGCCGTGGAATTCCTTGTCCTTCACAAGGTCAAAAACGTGTCCGAGTGATGCCGTAATCATTATGTAAAGGTCCCCAACCATTACCTCAAGAACGTCTATGCCCCCTATCTTTCTGCCCATGGGTTTTCCGAAGAAGTTTGCTATGGTTCTGGCTTTGTTAGGGCTTTCTACCACTACCAGTACGGGCTTGACGTGCTCCTTTTGCTCCGCTTTTACCTTTCCTTCCAGGATTTCCCTTACCTTCTTCCTGTCCTCGTCTATTTCCCTTAGGACTTCTTTCAGGTCCACTTCTTCAATTTTCTTGAAGTTTATGTCCTGATTGAACCACCTTACCTTCTTTTCTAAGTTCTTGAAAGCCCTTCTGTCGTCAACGAGAACGTGGCTCAGACCTTTCGTAAGTCCACCAGCGTACATTCTTGAAGTTCTTCCGCTCGCCTGAAGGTATCCCGTCACGTCCGCAACGACGAGTTCAAACCCTTCCTCTCCGAGTCTGAGAGTTAACTCTTCAGAGTTTTTTATCTTTTCAACGATATCTTCCCTCAGCAAGAACTCCTGAACTTCTTTTCTCAGGTTCTCAATCCTATCTTTTAAATCAGGCCTCTCCTCAACGAAGTCATCGCTCAGGAAGGAATACCTCCTTAGCCTCTGTATCCACGTGTCAACCTTCTTTACTTCACTCTTCAGTTTTTCGTCCTTGAGGATTATAGGTCTCAGAGAGAGGAGTGCCCAGAGGAGGTGGGAGACAGAGGTTTCTACTTTGAGGGGAACTCTTATTTTCGGAACGCCGTAGAAGATTGCGTACCTGACCACGTGGGGAAGGTCAATCCCGCGAGCCAAGGGGTTTTTAAAGGAAGAGATACCTATCGCTACCTGTGCTTCTCCCTTCTCAAAGAGTTTTAGATCCTCTTCGTAGGTGACCGCCTTAACTCCGTGGCTTTCTAAGAACTTTTTAACCTCTTCAACAGCTTCCCTTCCGTAATCAGATGAGACAAAGACGAGTCCTCCCTTTCCGAATTCTTTAACTCTCTTTAGGAGTGTTTCCTTTAAGTTTTGGGTTTCCTCGTAGGTTTCCACTATGTTTCTGAGAAGGACGCTCGGCTTTCCGACTTCAAATCCCAGTAGTTCCCTAAAAAGCTTTATCCTGTTTGAACGGGGATTTCCGGTGGCGGAAGAAACCGCAAGAACTCCCTTTTTCTTTTTGGCTATCTCCCTGAGTTCCTCGCTCCTTTTCTTTATCTCCTCCCAGTCCTCTTCACTCTTATTTGGTTTTTCTTTCAGTCTAATGAGTTCAAAAGCCTTGTGTATGTCTTCCTCGGAAAAACCGAGGAGGTAGAGAACCTTGTCTACGTTCTTTGCCGTCTTCAGGAAACTGTCCACGTCGTCTACGAAGATGAAGGAAAAGTCTTTGGGGAGTATCTCGTAATTTTTGTAAAGGAACATAGAAGTTGTGATGAGGATGTCAAAGTCTCCCTTCTGAATTCTTTCCTTTAACTCTTTTTTCTTCTTTTCCGAGAGTTTGCCCCAGACTATTAATCTGTCCTCGTCAACGCCGAAGGTTTTTATCCTCTCTGATACCTGCTCAACGAGGAGTTGTGTGGGAAGTATTATGTAGGACTTTTTCCCCTGCTTTGCGAGGTAAGATGCCATGGAAAGCCCGAAAGTGGTTTTTCCCACTCCCGTGGGGGCGAGCATGGCAAAGCTCCTTCCGAGGAATACCTTCCTAGCCCATGACTTTTGCAAACTCCACGGAGAAGTCCCCAATATCTCTTTAAAGAAATCTTCCCAGTCTTTCAGCTCGGATAAGAGTTCGCAGAACTCTTTAAAGCTCCCATTCTCCAGTTTCTGACAGACTTCCTCTCTATTTACTTCTTCGGGAAGACACTTTTCACAGGGAAGACCTTTTAGCAGTCTTTCGGCGGATATCTCGCCACCGCAGTTCGGACACAGAGTATCAAAAATAGCCTTAATCATAAGAAAGAATGATATTACGAGGCGGGGAAATCTTCTCAGGCAATTACTCTGATACTTGTCATCTTCGGGAAAGAGGTATATCTTAATAATCGTAAGCTAAACTTAGTTTAAAAAATCAAACTCAAAGGAGGTGGGAACCATGGCACTCTTTGACGAATGGTATCAAAAAGGACACCAGATCGTCCACGAAGTTATGAAGGAGCTCGGAATTGAAGATGAGCACAAAGCCTTCAGACTTCTGAGAGCTGTTCTCCAAACCTTAAGGGATAGACTCCCCGCCAGTGAAGGAAAGGACTTTGCAGCTCAACTTCCGATGGTTTTGAAAGCAGTCTGGTGTGACGGCTGGGATCCAACAAGAGTGCCCGACAAGAGCATAAAACACAAACAGGACTTCCTTGAAAGAGTTATGAACCATCCCGGACTCAGGAGACCTGCGGACATTGAAAGCCTTGAAGACGCAGAAAGAGTTGTAACAGCAGTATTCAGAGTTCTAAAGAGACACATTTCTTACGGAGAGATAAAGGACGTCCTGAGCGAACTCCCCGAAGACATAAGAGAAATGTTAGAAAACGCTTAATTTTTCCTTTCCCCTTTCTAAATTTTTTTATTGGAGTTGGAATATGAGGGTAAGAGAGCCGGCAGTTGCAGGAACTTTTTACCCGAAGGATAAGGAAGAGCTAAATAAGTTAATGGATTTACTCTGCGGTTTCGAGCCAAAGGAAAAGATAAAACCCAAAGCCATTTTAGTTCCCCACGCGGGCTACATATACAGCGGAAAAACCGCCTGTGAAGTTTACAAGAGGATTGAGATTCCCGAAAAGGTTGTGCTTCTTGGACCCAACCACACGGGACTTGGAAAACCGATATCCGTGTACAGCGGAGATGCATGGGAAACCCCTTACGGAGTTGTTGAGATTGACGGAGAACTGAGGGAGAAAATCTTAAAATACCCCTACGCAAACCCTGACGAATACGCACATTTGTACGAGCACTCTCTGGAAGTCCAGCTTCCCTTCCTCCAGAGGTACGCAAGAAGGGAGTTTAAGATACTCCCCATAGTTGTAACCTTTGTGGAGTATGAAGTTGCAAAAGATTTCGGAAGGTTCTTGGGAGAAGTTCTGAAGGAAGAAGACGCCCTCATAGTTATAAGCTCGGACATGAGCCACTACGTTCCCGCCGAGGAAGCGAGAAAGAAGGACGAGATACTCATATCCGCCATGGAAAGACTAAACACCGAGGAGCTCTACTTTAAGGCTGTTCAATACAACATAACAATGTGCGGAGTTGTGCCTGCGGTTGTAGGAATAGAGTCGGCAAAAGTGCTCGGAGCAACGAAGGGAATAGTGGTTGATTACTCAAACTCCGGAGACACGACGGGAGACTACTCTCAGGTGGTAGCTTACTTAGGAATGATTTTCCTTTAATACTTCACTCACGAGAACGCCTTCTCTGAGTCCCCAGTCGCTCACGATTAAACAATCCTTTTCAAAAATTTCTAAGGTTTTTAAGAATATGCCTATTCCCGCGAGGATTACCTTTGCCCTCCTGTCCTCAACCTGCCTGAACCTCTTACTCCTTTCCTCCGAAGGGATTTCTTTGAAAGTATCAAACCACTTCTTTATCTGTCCGTAAGTCAAAACTTTTCCGTGAACTTTCTGTGGGTCGTAAGGGTAAACGTTATACTCAAGTGCCGCCAGAGTCGTTATAGTTCCGCCCAGTCCCACAATCGTGTCAACAGGTTTCTTTACCTTACTAAGTTCCTTCTCTAAAAATTCAAAAAATCTTTTGACTTCCTCTTCCGTTGGAGGGTCCTGCTTGAAGAAGGTCTCGGTCAAGTTCACTATACCTATGGGTAGGGAAATTACTTCCCTCACTTTATACCCCTTTCCGAAAACGTATTCCGTTGAACCACCCCCCTGGTCCACTACACAAACCTCTCCTTCGGGCTTTAAAGAGTATGCAACCGCAAGGTAGGCATATCTCCCTTCCTGTTCGGGAGTAATCACTTCAACTACGAGTCCGACTTCTCTTTTTACCCTCTCCAGAAATTCCTCTGCGTTTTTTGCCCTCCTTATTGCCTCCGTTGCTACGGCCTTTACCCGTTCTACCTTGAATTCATCAATTAACTTCTTATACTCCTTCAGCACCTGAATGGTTTCCTCTATCCTGTCCTCTTGAAGCCTTCCCGTTTCCTTTACCTTTGTCCCGAGGGAGGTAATCCTTCCCCTCTCAAGGATTATGGAGAGTTTTCCGTCTTTGATTTGGGCTATCGTTAGTCTCACGGAGTAGGAGCCTATGTCTATGGACGCCACCCTCATAATTGGTTTATTATCTAAAGACATGGGCAAGCTCGCTTACGTTTTTCCCGGACAAGGTTCCCAATACGTGGGTATGGGATACGAGTTTTACAAGCAGTTCCACGAGACCGCTGACGTGGTTCACGCGGTTGAACACTCCCTCAGAATGTCTTTAGACGATATCGTTGACGTTATGTTCAAGGGTCCAGAAGAGAAACTGAACAAAACCGTATACACCCAACCTGCACTCTTTGCGATTTCTCTCGGTATATACAAAGCCCTTGAGAGTATGGGATTTCCAAAGCCAGACTTTGTAGCGGGGCACTCCCTCGGAGAGTATACAGCCCTTGCTGTTGCGGGCGGGATAGACGTTCAGCTCGGGGCAAGACTCACCTATTACAGGGGAAAGTACATGCAGGAGGCTGTTCCCGAAGGAAAGGGAGCTATGGTGGCGATTCTGAAACTCCCTCCTGAAAAGGTAGAAGAAGCGTGTGAAAGGGCGAAGGACGTCGGGGTGGTTGAACCGGCAAACTACAACTCATCTACCCAAACCGTGATATCGGGGGAAAAGCCTGCGGTTGAAAAGGCCGCCCAGATAGCAAAGGAAATGGGTGGAAGGGCAATCCCGTTGAAGGTTTCAGTTCCCTCCCACTGCTCACTGATGAAACCCGCGGCGGACGCCTTTAGGCTTAAACTCGCTCAAGCTCCGATTCAAAATATTAAAATCCCTCTGGTTCAGAACTACACCGCAAAGGCTCACACCATGGCACACGAGATAAGGAACAACCTTTACCATCAGATATTTTCCCCGGTAAAGTGG
The genomic region above belongs to Aquifex aeolicus VF5 and contains:
- the rgy gene encoding reverse gyrase; translated protein: MIKAIFDTLCPNCGGEISAERLLKGLPCEKCLPEEVNREEVCQKLENGSFKEFCELLSELKDWEDFFKEILGTSPWSLQKSWARKVFLGRSFAMLAPTGVGKTTFGLSMASYLAKQGKKSYIILPTQLLVEQVSERIKTFGVDEDRLIVWGKLSEKKKKELKERIQKGDFDILITTSMFLYKNYEILPKDFSFIFVDDVDSFLKTAKNVDKVLYLLGFSEEDIHKAFELIRLKEKPNKSEEDWEEIKKRSEELREIAKKKKGVLAVSSATGNPRSNRIKLFRELLGFEVGKPSVLLRNIVETYEETQNLKETLLKRVKEFGKGGLVFVSSDYGREAVEEVKKFLESHGVKAVTYEEDLKLFEKGEAQVAIGISSFKNPLARGIDLPHVVRYAIFYGVPKIRVPLKVETSVSHLLWALLSLRPIILKDEKLKSEVKKVDTWIQRLRRYSFLSDDFVEERPDLKDRIENLRKEVQEFLLREDIVEKIKNSEELTLRLGEEGFELVVADVTGYLQASGRTSRMYAGGLTKGLSHVLVDDRRAFKNLEKKVRWFNQDINFKKIEEVDLKEVLREIDEDRKKVREILEGKVKAEQKEHVKPVLVVVESPNKARTIANFFGKPMGRKIGGIDVLEVMVGDLYIMITASLGHVFDLVKDKEFHGVIAKNGEYVPIYEVIEGKENIVKGLRELAQEVDTVLIGTDPDTEGEKIGWDLGALLSPYIPNVERIEFHEVTRKAIKHAVENPRDFNENLVKAQLVRRIADRWVGFEVSRIVQQAFDKHWLSGGRVQIPVLGWIIEREKLYRKKKHVVQITFKENGRWLRLGFEFQDKKEAKEFYENLKEIDVEVLEEREELKNPPPPFTTDTMLKEASDRYRISVPKLMQLAQELFEYGLITYHRTDSTRVSDVGIGVAKEWISEELGKELFYPRVWGEGGAHECIRPTKPLDVEDLRSMMLAGQLQNLTREHLLLYELIFKRFMASQMKPVKVKTKKVKVKALGREQELILTTEILEEGFNKVYPLELQPDLKGSVYVEDKKELKSVPMAYLYTQGSLVEEMKRRGIGRPSTYATIVSKLLERGYVIERHGFLIPTKLGKQVYEFLKSREKIMPFVSEEFTRKLEELMDKVEEGKEDYLQVLDELYKKVNEFEKANV
- a CDS encoding DUF2267 domain-containing protein, which encodes MALFDEWYQKGHQIVHEVMKELGIEDEHKAFRLLRAVLQTLRDRLPASEGKDFAAQLPMVLKAVWCDGWDPTRVPDKSIKHKQDFLERVMNHPGLRRPADIESLEDAERVVTAVFRVLKRHISYGEIKDVLSELPEDIREMLENA
- the amrB gene encoding AmmeMemoRadiSam system protein B, which gives rise to MRVREPAVAGTFYPKDKEELNKLMDLLCGFEPKEKIKPKAILVPHAGYIYSGKTACEVYKRIEIPEKVVLLGPNHTGLGKPISVYSGDAWETPYGVVEIDGELREKILKYPYANPDEYAHLYEHSLEVQLPFLQRYARREFKILPIVVTFVEYEVAKDFGRFLGEVLKEEDALIVISSDMSHYVPAEEARKKDEILISAMERLNTEELYFKAVQYNITMCGVVPAVVGIESAKVLGATKGIVVDYSNSGDTTGDYSQVVAYLGMIFL
- a CDS encoding Ppx/GppA phosphatase family protein, yielding MRVASIDIGSYSVRLTIAQIKDGKLSIILERGRITSLGTKVKETGRLQEDRIEETIQVLKEYKKLIDEFKVERVKAVATEAIRRAKNAEEFLERVKREVGLVVEVITPEQEGRYAYLAVAYSLKPEGEVCVVDQGGGSTEYVFGKGYKVREVISLPIGIVNLTETFFKQDPPTEEEVKRFFEFLEKELSKVKKPVDTIVGLGGTITTLAALEYNVYPYDPQKVHGKVLTYGQIKKWFDTFKEIPSEERSKRFRQVEDRRAKVILAGIGIFLKTLEIFEKDCLIVSDWGLREGVLVSEVLKENHS
- the fabD gene encoding ACP S-malonyltransferase, with the protein product MDATLIIGLLSKDMGKLAYVFPGQGSQYVGMGYEFYKQFHETADVVHAVEHSLRMSLDDIVDVMFKGPEEKLNKTVYTQPALFAISLGIYKALESMGFPKPDFVAGHSLGEYTALAVAGGIDVQLGARLTYYRGKYMQEAVPEGKGAMVAILKLPPEKVEEACERAKDVGVVEPANYNSSTQTVISGEKPAVEKAAQIAKEMGGRAIPLKVSVPSHCSLMKPAADAFRLKLAQAPIQNIKIPLVQNYTAKAHTMAHEIRNNLYHQIFSPVKWYQSVIWMHEQGVDTFVEIGPKNVLSKLIQQTLPNVRVFNVEKPEDAESVLKAIT